ATCATGCGGAGATCGGCGGTATCACGCCAGGCTCCATGCCTGCCGCGGCCACCCGGCTGGAGCAAGAAGGCGTCGTCATCCCGCCTCAGCATCTGGTGAAAGTAGGCGCATCCTGTTTTGAAACCCTCGCCAGCCTCCTGACCACAGGGCCGTATCCCACGCGCAACCTGGCGGATAATCTCGCTGACCTGCACGCTCAACTTGCCGCCAATCTCCAGGGAGCTCAACGTTTCCTCGAATTGGCAGGAGATGACTCACCGGCACTGCGGCAATGTCTGGCCAGCATCCTGGATCACAGTGCGGACGTCATGCGCAAGCGCATCCCCCAGATCCAAGCGGGCATGGCAGAGCAGTCTTTGGATGATGGTGCGACCATCCGCGTGCAGGTTTCCCCGACCACTCACGGCCATCTGAAGCTCGACTTCACTGGCACCGCGCCCGTTCATCCAGGCAATCTCAACGCCACCCGAGCCATCGTGAATAGCGCCGTGCTGTATGTGCTGAGGCTGCTTCTTCAGGAAGATCTGCCCCTCAATGAAGGACTGCTGGCGCCGGTGGAATTGCACCTACCAGACAATACGCTTTTAAACCCGAGCTTCCCGATGGATGCGGCTGAGGCACCCGCCGTGGTCGGAGGCAATGTGGAGGTGAGTCAGCGACTCGTGGATACACTGCTTCAGGTGTTTCAGCTCCAGGCGTGCAGCCAGGGCACCATGAATAACTTCTTGTTCGGCAATGCCCGGTTCGGTTATTATGAAACCATCGCCGGAGGGACGGGCGCTGGAGACGGTTACGCAGGAGCTGATGCGCTGCATAGCCACATGACGAACACCGCCATCACGGATCCAGAGATCATTGAGCAGCGTTACCCTGTCCGTCTCCACCAGTTCGCAATCCGGCAGGGCTCAGGAGGCAGCGGCCTATGGCGCGGGGGGCACGGTGTCATTCGTGAATTTGAGTTCCTCGAACCCCTAACCGTCTCCATGCTCACCCAGCATCGTCGTCACGCCCCTTATGGCATGGCAGGGGGTAGCCCAGGAGCCTGTGGACGACAGACGCTGTGGCAAAATGGCATCGAGACGGAATTGCCCTCCAGCACCAGTTTTGCCGTGCAGCCAGGAGATCGCGTGAAGATCGAGACTCCCGGCGGAGGTGCGTGGGGCGAGGCCTAGGAAGGCTGGCCCCAATTTCCCCCAGCCTCACTGCGGCCCACGCAGATATTCGGTCACCCGATTGTTACGGAAGGTCACACTAGCGGCCTTATAAGGAATGTAAGTGACACTGGTGCCGTAACCTCCCCAGTAGGGATCCCAGGCCCCATAGTAGCCAAAACCACGCCCATAACGGCCGTAGCCTCCCCAGCCTCCACCCCAACCCCAGTTATCGGTGTAAACAGGCTGTGAGCCGAGATAGGTCCACTTCTCCGTCTTCACCCCTTTTTGGCTGCCAGCGGCCACGTTGTCAGGGCGGCCCCAAGCCAGGAAAACACCTTCCTTCGAGAGCCCCTCTCGAATGCGACCTTGATTAATCAGCACCTTATCGCTGTCAGAGAGCTTACTGTAGATCTCCGGGTTGCTGGAGATGCGCCGCTCGATCGGAGAGGCGCAGCTCATAAGGCCAACAGCACCGACGAGGGCAAGCAGCGCACGGCCTAGGTTAAAAAGAGTTTTTGTGTTCATAACAAATCAAGATACGTCACCCGATTCCAGACTGAGTGCATTTGCGCTTTGTTCAATCAAGCGACGAGCGGTCACAATTTCATCGCGAAATGCACCTGTCGGCCGATTTCTTCAAATCCACAGCTCGGGTAGAGATTCTGACCGATCACGTTGGACGCCATGGTTTCAATCTTCGCCACCTTCAGATTTTGATCCCGAAAGTAATCCAGGGCGTGATGAATGAGACGGCGTCCCAAGCCTAACCCGCGGGCAGCCTCCACCACGGCCAAATTGGGGATGCGGCCAATGGAATTGACCTGATCCACACGAGTGGTGATGTAACCGAGGATCTGCCCGGCACGCTCCGCCACGAAACAGCCCTCCGGGTTCACCTTGCAATCATCGTCGATGTTATCAGCCTTGCGGGCTTTCCAATCCCGCCCATTCCAGACGCCAAGGCGATCCTCCAGCATCTGATCCAGGGCCACTGCCCCAAAAGAATCCACCGTGATCTGGCGCAGCGTTTCCAGATCCTCGTGACGGTAATGACGAATGGCGACAGGTTGCTCGGAGATCATGCGGTTTTAAAAAGGCCAGCGATAGGGTGAGTTATGAATCAGTTTATTGCGAGGATACGCGCTGATTCGCACTTGGTTTGCGGAGTTCCCACTCAGCAGCCAGACATTCGTGGCATCCATCGCATGCAGAAAGCCGATGTGACCGCTGCTGGCCTGATCGGTCGTTAGAGGTTGGAGGATACACACTGCACCGTAAGTCGCTGCCACAGGCCTGCCCCATCCCCACCAGTCCGACACACGGCCGCTGCGCTGCCCCGGATAACCCGACTTCCACAGGCACCAGTAGGTGAAGGCCGCGCACCAGGCCGTTTCA
The window above is part of the Prosthecobacter debontii genome. Proteins encoded here:
- a CDS encoding GNAT family N-acetyltransferase, with product MISEQPVAIRHYRHEDLETLRQITVDSFGAVALDQMLEDRLGVWNGRDWKARKADNIDDDCKVNPEGCFVAERAGQILGYITTRVDQVNSIGRIPNLAVVEAARGLGLGRRLIHHALDYFRDQNLKVAKIETMASNVIGQNLYPSCGFEEIGRQVHFAMKL